From Capra hircus breed San Clemente chromosome 1, ASM170441v1, whole genome shotgun sequence, the proteins below share one genomic window:
- the SLC35A5 gene encoding probable UDP-sugar transporter protein SLC35A5 isoform X2 — protein sequence MESSCGHPMLSASSAMYTFLLGAIFITLSSSRILLVKYSANEENKYDYLPTTVNVCSELVKLVFCALVSFWVLKKDHQNRKLRCGSWKEFFNFMKWSIPAFLYFLDNLIVFYVLSYLQPAMAVIFSNFSIITTALLFRIVLKRHLNGIQWASLLILFLSIVALTSGTETSQHSLAGHGFHHDALFSPSNSCLLFRSECPSKDNCTAKEWTFSEARWNTTARVFSHIRLGLGHVLIIVQCFISSMANIYNEKILKEGNQITESIFIQNSKLYFFGVLFNGLTLGLQSGNRDQIKNCGIFYGHNAFSVALIFVTAFQGLSVAFILKFLDNMFHVLMAQVTTVVITTVSVLVFNFRPSLEFFLEAPSVLLSILIYNASNPQGVEYVPRKERIRDLSGTLWERSSGDGEELERLTKPKSDIESDEDTF from the exons aGAACAAATATGATTATCTTCCAACAACTGTGAATGTGTGCTCAGAACTGGTAAAGCTGGTTTTCTGTGCGCTTGTGTCATTCTGGGTTTTAAAGAAAG atcATCAAAATAGAAAGTTGAGATGTGGTTCCTGGAAGGAATTCTTTAATTTCATGAAGTGGTCCATTCCTGCCTTTCTTTATTTCCTGGATAATTTGATTGTCTTCTATGTCCTTTCCTATCTTCAGCCT gCCATGGCTGTTATCTTCTCAAATTTTAGCATTATAACAACAGCTCTCCTATTCAGGATAGTGCTGAA GAGACATCTAAACGGGATACAGTGGGCTTCCCTCCTGATTCTGTTTTTGTCTATTGTGGCCCTCACTTCTGGGACTGAGACCTCACAGCATAGCCTGGCAGGACATGGATTTCATCATGACGCCCTCTTCAGCCCATCCAATTCCTGTCTTCTCTTCAGAAGTGAGTGTCCCAGCAAAGACAATTGCACAGCAAAGGAGTGGACATTTTCTGAAGCTCGGTGGAACACGACGGCCAGAGTTTTCAGTCACATCCGTCTTGGCTTGGGCCATGTTCTTATTATAGTCCAGTGTTTTATTTCTTCGATGGCCAATATCTATAATGAAAAGATACTGAAGGAAGGGAACCAAATCACCGAAAGCATTTTCATACAGAACAGCAAACTCTATTTCTTTggtgttctttttaatggactGACCCTGGGCCTTCAGAGCGGTAACCGTGATCAGATTAAGAATTGTGGGATATTTTATGGCCACAATGCATTCTCAGTAGCCCTTATTTTTGTAACTGCATTCCAGGGCCTCTCAGTGGCCTTTATTCTGAAGTTCCTGGATAACATGTTCCATGTCTTGATGGCACAGGTCACCACTGTCGTCATCACAACGGTGTCTGTCTTGGTCTTTAACTTCAGGCCCTCCCTGGAGTTTTTCTTAGAAGCCCCATCAGTTCTTCTCTCAATACTTATTTACAATGCCAGCAATCCTCAAGGTGTGGAATACGTACCTAGGAAAGAAAGGATTCGAGATCTAAGTGGCACTCTTTGGGAGCGCTCCAGTGGG gatggagAAGAACTGGAAAGACTTACCAAACCCAAGAGTGATATTGAATCAGATGAAGATACTTTCTAA
- the SLC35A5 gene encoding probable UDP-sugar transporter protein SLC35A5 isoform X1, which translates to MESSCGHPMLSASSAMYTFLLGAIFITLSSSRILLVKYSANEENKYDYLPTTVNVCSELVKLVFCALVSFWVLKKEDHQNRKLRCGSWKEFFNFMKWSIPAFLYFLDNLIVFYVLSYLQPAMAVIFSNFSIITTALLFRIVLKRHLNGIQWASLLILFLSIVALTSGTETSQHSLAGHGFHHDALFSPSNSCLLFRSECPSKDNCTAKEWTFSEARWNTTARVFSHIRLGLGHVLIIVQCFISSMANIYNEKILKEGNQITESIFIQNSKLYFFGVLFNGLTLGLQSGNRDQIKNCGIFYGHNAFSVALIFVTAFQGLSVAFILKFLDNMFHVLMAQVTTVVITTVSVLVFNFRPSLEFFLEAPSVLLSILIYNASNPQGVEYVPRKERIRDLSGTLWERSSGDGEELERLTKPKSDIESDEDTF; encoded by the exons aGAACAAATATGATTATCTTCCAACAACTGTGAATGTGTGCTCAGAACTGGTAAAGCTGGTTTTCTGTGCGCTTGTGTCATTCTGGGTTTTAAAGAAAG aagatcATCAAAATAGAAAGTTGAGATGTGGTTCCTGGAAGGAATTCTTTAATTTCATGAAGTGGTCCATTCCTGCCTTTCTTTATTTCCTGGATAATTTGATTGTCTTCTATGTCCTTTCCTATCTTCAGCCT gCCATGGCTGTTATCTTCTCAAATTTTAGCATTATAACAACAGCTCTCCTATTCAGGATAGTGCTGAA GAGACATCTAAACGGGATACAGTGGGCTTCCCTCCTGATTCTGTTTTTGTCTATTGTGGCCCTCACTTCTGGGACTGAGACCTCACAGCATAGCCTGGCAGGACATGGATTTCATCATGACGCCCTCTTCAGCCCATCCAATTCCTGTCTTCTCTTCAGAAGTGAGTGTCCCAGCAAAGACAATTGCACAGCAAAGGAGTGGACATTTTCTGAAGCTCGGTGGAACACGACGGCCAGAGTTTTCAGTCACATCCGTCTTGGCTTGGGCCATGTTCTTATTATAGTCCAGTGTTTTATTTCTTCGATGGCCAATATCTATAATGAAAAGATACTGAAGGAAGGGAACCAAATCACCGAAAGCATTTTCATACAGAACAGCAAACTCTATTTCTTTggtgttctttttaatggactGACCCTGGGCCTTCAGAGCGGTAACCGTGATCAGATTAAGAATTGTGGGATATTTTATGGCCACAATGCATTCTCAGTAGCCCTTATTTTTGTAACTGCATTCCAGGGCCTCTCAGTGGCCTTTATTCTGAAGTTCCTGGATAACATGTTCCATGTCTTGATGGCACAGGTCACCACTGTCGTCATCACAACGGTGTCTGTCTTGGTCTTTAACTTCAGGCCCTCCCTGGAGTTTTTCTTAGAAGCCCCATCAGTTCTTCTCTCAATACTTATTTACAATGCCAGCAATCCTCAAGGTGTGGAATACGTACCTAGGAAAGAAAGGATTCGAGATCTAAGTGGCACTCTTTGGGAGCGCTCCAGTGGG gatggagAAGAACTGGAAAGACTTACCAAACCCAAGAGTGATATTGAATCAGATGAAGATACTTTCTAA